A genomic stretch from Desulfotignum balticum DSM 7044 includes:
- a CDS encoding hydantoinase/oxoprolinase family protein — MSKYVCTDVGGTFTDAAVIDENGEMRVFKSPTTHDDYAKGIIGALNLAAEYWNQPMAEFMASCSLIDAGVLTHGSTIATNAVLEGRVDKVGMIVTKGHRDVLLWREGPVKDPFDFQLDYPEPYIPRYLTLPVEERINAEGGIETPLNVEEVKKAVLQLKEWDVKAIAICLLWSVANPIHEQQAAKIAKEVWPECEVVISSVVNPCIREYRRWVSTAMDASLKRIISTYTKNLNDRLRELGFKGEVGMLNSSGGVSNADEISARPLYSIDSGPALAPIAGRKISEADLGIKDVVILDMGGTSFDVSCVLGGEVSVTREAKIGWEIPGISRVNVHSIGAGGGSIAWVDSGGMCRVGPKSAGSNPGPACYNWGGTKPTVTDANVVLGYIDPDYFNGGRMQLHKNFAEKAIKEHVADPMGLSIEEAAFTIWTTVNANMVAAIKEITIWQGIDPRDYVMVSGGGAGGVHTIPLADGLEMKKILIPKTAGALSATGGIFSNVVSENSRSFYTETREPDFEQINLLLKELAQEATDFFDRNNIAENAREYRFYMEGRYPFQVWEIPIRIDGYMKKGFILDEDGLKKMVERFHEEHDRMFAVKEEDAYVECIFWRVEAVGQRKEILAKQIITEVKANEEPAENALMGKRKAYFRDLGGMVETNIYQGDLLTYGNRIYGPAIIEEDTTTISILPGYEAKVTKFSTYFIKKKA; from the coding sequence GCTAAAGGTATAATTGGTGCTTTGAATCTAGCTGCAGAATACTGGAATCAACCGATGGCTGAATTTATGGCTTCTTGCAGTCTCATTGATGCCGGGGTGTTAACGCATGGCTCAACCATTGCAACAAATGCTGTTTTGGAAGGCAGAGTCGATAAGGTTGGTATGATAGTTACCAAGGGACATAGAGATGTTCTCCTCTGGAGAGAAGGGCCGGTAAAAGATCCTTTCGATTTTCAGCTCGACTATCCGGAACCCTATATTCCCCGTTATTTGACGCTTCCAGTGGAGGAAAGGATTAATGCAGAAGGAGGAATAGAGACTCCTTTGAATGTAGAAGAAGTAAAAAAAGCGGTTCTACAGCTTAAGGAGTGGGATGTTAAGGCAATTGCAATATGTCTGCTCTGGTCGGTGGCTAATCCAATTCACGAACAACAGGCAGCAAAAATTGCAAAAGAAGTTTGGCCTGAATGTGAAGTTGTCATCAGTTCAGTAGTCAATCCCTGTATTCGTGAATATCGGAGATGGGTATCTACTGCTATGGATGCCTCGCTGAAAAGGATTATCTCTACCTATACTAAAAATCTCAATGACCGTTTACGGGAACTTGGTTTTAAAGGTGAAGTGGGCATGTTGAATTCCAGTGGTGGTGTTTCAAATGCAGATGAAATTTCAGCCCGTCCACTATATTCGATAGATTCTGGTCCTGCCCTAGCGCCAATAGCAGGTCGAAAAATATCTGAAGCAGATCTTGGCATTAAAGATGTCGTCATTCTTGATATGGGAGGAACTTCTTTTGATGTAAGTTGTGTTTTGGGAGGTGAGGTCTCAGTCACACGTGAGGCTAAAATCGGCTGGGAAATTCCTGGCATATCTCGAGTAAATGTCCATAGTATCGGGGCTGGCGGCGGCAGCATTGCATGGGTTGACTCTGGTGGAATGTGCCGGGTTGGTCCTAAAAGCGCAGGATCTAATCCAGGTCCCGCATGTTATAACTGGGGTGGTACAAAGCCAACTGTTACAGATGCAAATGTAGTTTTGGGGTACATAGACCCTGATTACTTTAATGGCGGGAGGATGCAACTCCATAAAAATTTCGCAGAAAAAGCAATCAAGGAACATGTTGCAGACCCCATGGGATTGAGCATTGAAGAAGCCGCCTTTACCATTTGGACAACGGTTAATGCAAATATGGTGGCAGCTATTAAGGAGATTACCATCTGGCAGGGCATTGATCCTCGAGACTATGTAATGGTTTCTGGGGGTGGGGCGGGCGGTGTGCATACGATTCCGCTTGCAGACGGCCTGGAAATGAAAAAGATTCTTATTCCCAAGACAGCTGGCGCTCTCAGTGCTACTGGTGGTATTTTTTCGAATGTTGTTTCTGAGAACAGTCGGAGTTTTTATACAGAAACAAGAGAACCCGACTTTGAACAGATCAATCTACTACTCAAAGAGTTGGCTCAGGAGGCAACCGATTTTTTTGATCGAAATAACATTGCTGAAAATGCACGGGAATACCGTTTTTACATGGAAGGTCGATATCCCTTCCAGGTCTGGGAAATTCCGATTAGAATCGATGGATATATGAAAAAAGGGTTTATCCTTGATGAAGACGGCCTCAAAAAGATGGTTGAACGGTTCCATGAAGAGCATGATAGAATGTTTGCTGTCAAGGAAGAGGATGCATATGTCGAATGTATATTCTGGAGAGTAGAGGCGGTCGGTCAGCGTAAAGAAATTTTAGCAAAGCAAATAATTACTGAAGTAAAGGCAAATGAAGAACCAGCTGAAAATGCACTGATGGGTAAAAGAAAAGCCTATTTCAGAGATTTGGGTGGGATGGTGGAAACAAATATTTATCAAGGAGATTTACTGACTTACGGAAACAGAATATATGGGCCTGCTATTATTGAAGAAGATACAACAACCATAAGTATCCTTCCAGGTTATGAGGCGAAAGTTACAAAATTCAGTACTTATTTCATTAAGAAAAAAGCTTGA
- a CDS encoding TIGR04076 family protein translates to MQIEPDKRVKINIVHSECDIMKVGDSIYLQGSVLDVKKSCPFCVTALLSIYPWVMSARFGIESKQLGWKNGYRLYCPDKLVEFEITFYD, encoded by the coding sequence ATGCAAATAGAACCTGATAAGCGTGTTAAAATAAACATTGTTCATTCAGAATGCGATATAATGAAAGTTGGAGATTCAATATACCTGCAGGGATCGGTTCTTGATGTTAAAAAATCCTGTCCCTTCTGTGTTACAGCGCTGTTATCAATTTATCCATGGGTTATGAGTGCTCGTTTTGGTATTGAATCTAAACAGTTGGGCTGGAAAAATGGATACCGATTGTATTGCCCAGATAAGCTGGTCGAGTTCGAAATTACCTTTTATGATTGA